Proteins co-encoded in one Acidimicrobiales bacterium genomic window:
- a CDS encoding AAA family ATPase, which yields MTDRHPDLDAEQAHIDWAYACLEDARERAHGITGGHEAQKGGTNQHRFERESMIEGAVNRLSQLNLGDRSLVFGRIDLEDTDERFHIGRLGVWDREQNPLVVDWRAPIAEPFYRATGRTPMGISRRRHFATRGRTLLGIDDELFGDLRDLGADDIATRGQGALIAALEASRTGRLGDIVATIQGEQDEIIRSDMPGVMVVQGGPGTGKTVVALHRAAYLLYTHRFPLEGQGVLVVGPNRLFVAYIEQVLPSLGEAGVDIAVLADLVRPKVRVDKLDDEAAGRVKGDSRMIKVIARAAADRERPLRDDLEVGFGLQKLRITVAESAAVIKEARRRSRGHNSGRRIVEELFFQRLAASARRHVDASTVRERIRHELPIREALEWMWPVLDPAHLLHDLYGSRALLRSANRGVFTDDEIQLLHRPRGTHADDVIWRFQDVPLLDEARAVLGYRPGQRDKDSIRTYGHICLDEAQDLSPMELRMIARRSLNGSMTIVGDIAQATGAWANDGWDAIVDALPRKRETRYRELTIGYRIPGPAMALANRVLPVAAPGLRPPQPVRTDGDAPRIVAVTEFTDGLVEVVRAELGAVAEGNVAVIVPDSLVDEVHAAFAAHEMPVGGPTRHGLDQRVTVVPVRLVKGLEVDAAVIVEPARIVDEERQGVRSLYVALTRATKRIAVVHREPLPAILSTP from the coding sequence GTGACCGACCGCCACCCCGATCTCGATGCCGAACAGGCCCACATCGACTGGGCCTATGCGTGTCTCGAGGACGCGCGCGAGCGCGCCCACGGCATCACGGGTGGCCACGAGGCGCAGAAGGGCGGCACGAACCAGCACCGGTTCGAGCGCGAGTCGATGATCGAGGGCGCCGTCAACCGTCTCAGCCAGCTCAATCTGGGCGATCGTTCCCTGGTGTTCGGTCGTATCGACCTCGAGGACACCGACGAGCGCTTCCACATCGGTCGACTCGGCGTGTGGGACCGCGAGCAGAACCCGCTGGTCGTCGACTGGCGGGCGCCCATCGCCGAACCGTTCTACCGCGCCACCGGTCGCACCCCGATGGGCATCTCGCGGCGCCGCCACTTCGCCACCCGCGGTCGCACGCTGCTCGGGATCGACGACGAACTCTTCGGCGACCTCCGCGACCTGGGAGCCGACGACATCGCCACCCGCGGGCAGGGCGCCCTGATCGCCGCGCTCGAGGCATCGCGCACCGGTCGTCTCGGTGACATCGTCGCCACCATCCAGGGCGAGCAGGACGAGATCATCCGCTCCGACATGCCCGGGGTGATGGTTGTGCAGGGCGGGCCCGGCACCGGCAAGACCGTGGTCGCGTTGCACCGCGCCGCCTACCTTCTCTACACCCACCGCTTCCCGCTCGAGGGCCAGGGCGTGCTGGTGGTCGGTCCCAACCGGCTCTTCGTCGCCTACATCGAGCAGGTGCTGCCGTCGTTGGGCGAGGCCGGCGTCGACATCGCGGTGCTGGCCGATCTCGTCCGGCCCAAGGTCCGCGTGGACAAGCTCGACGACGAAGCGGCCGGCCGGGTCAAGGGCGACAGCCGGATGATCAAGGTGATCGCCCGGGCCGCCGCCGACCGGGAGCGTCCGCTCCGCGACGACCTCGAGGTGGGCTTCGGTCTCCAGAAGCTGCGGATCACGGTGGCCGAATCGGCGGCGGTGATCAAGGAGGCCCGCCGGCGTTCGCGGGGTCACAACTCCGGCCGCAGGATCGTCGAGGAGTTGTTCTTCCAACGGCTGGCGGCGAGCGCGCGACGCCATGTCGACGCGAGCACCGTGCGCGAACGCATACGCCACGAGCTCCCGATACGCGAGGCGCTCGAGTGGATGTGGCCGGTGCTCGACCCTGCCCATCTCCTGCACGACCTCTACGGCTCCCGTGCCCTGCTGCGCTCGGCCAACCGGGGGGTGTTCACCGACGACGAGATCCAGCTGCTCCACCGTCCCCGCGGCACCCATGCCGACGACGTCATCTGGCGCTTCCAGGACGTGCCGCTGCTCGACGAGGCCCGGGCCGTGCTCGGCTATCGGCCGGGCCAGCGCGACAAGGATTCGATCCGCACCTACGGCCACATCTGTCTGGACGAGGCGCAGGACCTCTCGCCGATGGAGCTGCGCATGATCGCCCGGCGTTCGCTCAACGGTTCGATGACCATCGTCGGCGACATCGCTCAGGCCACCGGCGCGTGGGCCAACGACGGCTGGGACGCCATCGTCGACGCCCTGCCCCGGAAGCGCGAAACCCGCTATCGGGAACTCACGATCGGCTATCGCATCCCCGGGCCGGCGATGGCGCTCGCCAACCGGGTGCTGCCGGTGGCCGCGCCGGGGCTCCGACCGCCGCAACCGGTGCGTACCGACGGCGATGCGCCCCGCATCGTCGCCGTCACCGAATTCACCGACGGCCTCGTCGAGGTCGTCCGGGCCGAGCTCGGCGCCGTCGCCGAGGGAAATGTCGCGGTCATCGTCCCCGACTCGCTCGTCGACGAGGTCCACGCGGCGTTCGCGGCGCACGAGATGCCGGTGGGCGGTCCCACCCGTCACGGCCTCGACCAGCGGGTCACCGTGGTGCCCGTTCGCCTGGTCAAGGGCCTCGAAGTCGACGCCGCGGTGATCGTCGAACCGGCCCGCATCGTCGACGAGGAGCGCCAGGGTGTCCGCTCCCTCTACGTGGCGCTCACTCGGGCGACGAAGCGCATTGCCGTCGTGCATCGCGAGCCGCTGCCTGCCATCCTGAGCACACCATGA
- a CDS encoding patatin-like phospholipase family protein, with product MFSIGLVLSAGGSLGDPWHSGVLGRLQEVTDWDARKADLIVGTSAGSITAVTLRAGVAAVDRKLHMTGGPISPEAESIYARIVTPYDEPEVERDWRPTSPMMAVRAAWPPWKADPVRLAAGNLPRGSRSGEPLQKRMNELHPDGWPELPTWIVAVRVSDGRRVVFGRDDVRGDVGQAVRSSSAVPGFYLPGRIGDREYVDGGVHSSTNLDLTAMLGFDLVIVSSAMTIAADRRNWLADTSRAWFSRKLEAEATEVRARGTAVVVVEPDAELVTALDKTADDARANAATAGATAVDRVLTGRTGDGLAELIERAADR from the coding sequence ATGTTCTCGATCGGACTCGTACTCAGCGCCGGCGGATCGCTCGGCGACCCCTGGCATTCGGGCGTCCTCGGCCGTCTCCAGGAGGTCACCGACTGGGACGCCCGCAAGGCCGACCTGATCGTCGGCACGTCGGCGGGGTCCATCACCGCCGTCACCCTGCGGGCCGGGGTGGCCGCCGTCGACCGCAAACTCCACATGACCGGTGGACCGATCAGCCCTGAAGCCGAGTCGATCTACGCCCGCATCGTCACGCCCTACGACGAACCCGAGGTCGAGCGCGACTGGCGTCCGACCTCGCCGATGATGGCGGTCCGCGCCGCCTGGCCGCCATGGAAGGCCGACCCCGTCCGCCTGGCGGCGGGAAATCTTCCCCGCGGCTCGCGATCGGGCGAACCACTCCAGAAGCGCATGAACGAACTGCATCCCGACGGATGGCCTGAACTTCCCACCTGGATCGTCGCCGTCCGGGTGTCCGACGGCCGCCGGGTGGTGTTCGGCCGAGACGACGTGAGGGGCGACGTCGGCCAAGCCGTGCGCTCGTCGTCGGCGGTCCCCGGCTTCTATCTCCCCGGCCGGATCGGCGACCGCGAGTACGTCGACGGTGGTGTGCACTCCTCGACCAACCTCGACCTCACCGCCATGCTGGGATTCGATCTCGTGATCGTGTCGTCGGCCATGACCATCGCGGCGGACAGGCGCAACTGGCTCGCCGACACCAGCCGGGCGTGGTTCAGCCGCAAGCTCGAGGCCGAAGCGACCGAGGTTCGAGCCCGCGGCACGGCCGTCGTCGTCGTCGAGCCCGACGCCGAGCTGGTCACCGCGCTGGACAAGACCGCCGACGACGCACGCGCCAACGCGGCCACCGCTGGCGCCACCGCGGTCGATCGGGTGCTCACCGGTCGCACCGGCGACGGACTGGCCGAGCTCATCGAGCGGGCCGCCGATCGCTGA
- the hemE gene encoding uroporphyrinogen decarboxylase, with the protein MSAGRFDDHPFILACRGLPHERVPVWFMRQAGRSLPEYRAIRGEGTILDAIADPDLSTEITLQPVRRYGVDAAILYSDIVVPAHAVGFGLTVTPGVGPEVEKPFRSAADLERLRPLDPEADTPYVLETVRQLVAELDVPLIGFAGAPFTVASYLIEGRPSRDYAHTKSLMFNDEALWHALMDRLADIAIASLRSQIDSGASAVQLFDSWAGALSPPQYERYVLPHSSKVLAGVADTGVPRIHFGVTTGELLELIRDAGADVVGVDWRVPLDRARDRVGHDVALQGNLDPTMVLAGVDPAVEGTRDVLARNAGHPGHVFNLGHGVMPAVDPDVLSEVVRVVHTEGTVGTRPEDAEGTVGDRPGNAEGTVGDRPGDAEGTVRTAGS; encoded by the coding sequence ATGTCCGCCGGCCGATTCGACGACCATCCTTTCATCCTTGCCTGCCGCGGGCTCCCTCACGAACGGGTGCCGGTCTGGTTCATGCGCCAGGCCGGGCGCTCGCTTCCCGAGTATCGGGCCATCCGTGGCGAGGGCACGATCCTCGATGCCATCGCCGATCCCGACCTCTCGACCGAGATCACGCTCCAGCCCGTGCGCCGCTACGGGGTCGACGCCGCCATCCTCTACTCCGACATCGTCGTGCCCGCCCACGCCGTCGGGTTCGGGCTCACGGTCACCCCCGGTGTGGGGCCCGAGGTCGAGAAGCCGTTTCGCTCGGCCGCCGATCTCGAACGACTGCGCCCGCTCGACCCCGAGGCCGACACGCCGTATGTGCTCGAGACCGTGCGTCAGCTGGTGGCCGAGCTCGATGTGCCGCTGATCGGGTTCGCCGGGGCGCCGTTCACCGTCGCCTCCTACCTGATCGAGGGGCGCCCGTCGCGCGACTACGCCCACACGAAGAGCCTGATGTTCAACGACGAGGCGCTGTGGCACGCACTGATGGACCGGCTCGCCGACATCGCCATCGCTTCGTTGCGGTCGCAGATCGACAGCGGTGCGTCGGCGGTACAGCTGTTCGACTCGTGGGCCGGCGCGCTCTCACCTCCACAGTACGAGCGCTACGTGCTCCCCCACTCGTCGAAGGTGCTGGCCGGCGTGGCCGACACCGGCGTGCCCCGGATCCACTTCGGTGTCACCACCGGTGAACTTCTCGAACTCATACGCGACGCGGGTGCCGACGTCGTCGGGGTCGACTGGCGGGTGCCGCTCGACCGGGCCCGCGACCGGGTGGGCCACGACGTCGCCCTCCAGGGCAACCTCGACCCCACGATGGTGCTCGCCGGGGTCGATCCGGCCGTCGAGGGCACACGCGACGTGCTGGCCCGCAACGCCGGCCACCCCGGCCACGTGTTCAACCTCGGCCACGGCGTGATGCCTGCCGTCGATCCCGACGTGCTCAGCGAGGTCGTCCGGGTCGTGCACACCGAGGGGACCGTAGGGACCCGACCCGAGGATGCCGAGGGGACCGTAGGGGACCGACCCGGCAATGCCGAGGGGACCGTAGGGGACCGACCCGGGGATGCCGAGGGGACCGTTCGGACCGCAGGGTCGTGA
- the hemG gene encoding protoporphyrinogen oxidase yields the protein MTDRVVIVGGGITGLAAAHELVRQGREVVVLEGDERAGGKIDGGPIADADIDFDVDAAADGFLAREPEMTQLCVELGLGADLVSPRPGGAFMWVDGALRRIPPGVLGAPLDPDAVAASGIVGDDAVEALRAGLAADIPPLVGDASVGEVLRPRIGDEVFTRLVDPLIGGINAGSADHLSIRAGAAALAAAASRAVPFGTALRDHVAAAVTGGPVFHAVRGGSRRIIDALTDELGDRVRTGAEVFDLERTGTSWTVRTDDETFTAERVVLTTPGWVSAALLASHAPEAAAVLAGLDYSDVVLATFVAHRDQLDHALDGAGFLVPRDQGLLTTACSVASYKWEHYDDGEHVVLRVSAGRTDDRRWLAIDPTELVEVLREELALTVGLRGETAVRVREWRRALPQYRPGHLDRCDEIDTWLARDAPGVVVTGASMRGLGLPACVRQGRAAVTASPR from the coding sequence GTGACCGACCGGGTGGTGATCGTCGGCGGTGGCATCACCGGTCTGGCCGCCGCCCATGAGCTGGTTCGGCAGGGCCGTGAGGTGGTCGTGCTCGAGGGCGATGAGCGCGCCGGCGGCAAGATCGACGGCGGCCCGATCGCCGACGCGGACATCGACTTCGACGTCGATGCCGCCGCCGACGGCTTCCTCGCCCGCGAACCGGAGATGACACAACTCTGCGTCGAGCTGGGACTCGGGGCCGACCTGGTGTCGCCCCGGCCGGGCGGCGCCTTCATGTGGGTCGACGGTGCGCTGCGGCGGATCCCGCCCGGCGTGCTCGGTGCCCCGCTCGATCCCGACGCGGTGGCGGCGAGCGGCATCGTCGGCGACGACGCCGTCGAGGCGTTGCGGGCCGGGCTGGCCGCCGACATTCCCCCGCTCGTCGGCGACGCGTCCGTCGGCGAGGTTCTCCGGCCGCGAATCGGCGACGAGGTGTTCACCCGCCTCGTCGATCCGCTGATCGGCGGGATCAACGCCGGCTCGGCCGATCACCTGTCGATCCGGGCCGGGGCCGCCGCCCTGGCCGCCGCCGCATCCCGTGCGGTGCCCTTCGGCACCGCCCTGCGCGACCATGTCGCCGCGGCGGTCACCGGCGGACCGGTGTTCCACGCCGTGCGCGGCGGGAGTCGACGCATCATCGACGCGCTGACCGACGAACTGGGCGACCGGGTACGCACCGGCGCCGAGGTGTTCGACCTCGAGCGGACCGGGACGTCGTGGACGGTCCGCACCGACGACGAGACGTTCACGGCCGAGCGGGTGGTGCTGACCACCCCCGGCTGGGTCAGCGCCGCCCTCCTCGCATCGCACGCGCCCGAGGCGGCCGCCGTCCTTGCCGGTCTCGACTACTCCGACGTCGTCCTCGCCACCTTCGTCGCCCACCGCGACCAGCTGGATCACGCACTCGACGGTGCGGGGTTCCTGGTGCCCCGGGACCAGGGGCTCCTCACCACTGCCTGCTCCGTCGCGTCCTACAAGTGGGAGCACTACGACGACGGTGAACATGTCGTGCTGCGGGTGTCCGCCGGCCGCACCGACGACCGGCGCTGGCTCGCGATCGACCCCACCGAGCTCGTCGAGGTGCTCCGCGAGGAGCTGGCGCTCACCGTGGGGCTGCGCGGCGAGACGGCCGTGCGGGTCCGCGAATGGCGTCGTGCGCTCCCCCAGTACCGGCCCGGCCATCTCGACCGATGCGACGAGATCGACACGTGGCTGGCCCGGGACGCTCCCGGCGTGGTCGTGACCGGGGCGTCGATGCGCGGGCTCGGACTCCCGGCCTGCGTGCGTCAGGGTCGGGCCGCCGTGACCGCGTCCCCGAGATGA